One genomic region from Vicinamibacteria bacterium encodes:
- a CDS encoding MFS transporter: MKADEGFEAKTYHKVDLRIIPFLFLCYILAYLDRVNVGFAKLQMLKDLSMSDAAFAFGAGIFFIGYFFFEVPSNVLLKKFGARMWIARIMISWGVVSACMIFVKGAWSFHALRFLLGLAEAGFFPGVIFYLTLWYPSRHRSTRTAWFVAAIAVSGVIGNPISGWIMDTLSGSMNLQGWQWLFLAEGIPSIIVGFWVIYYLDSSITEANWLTADEKALLEANLVAEDLHKTEHRLIDAFTSGKVWVLCAIYFTLMIGLYGIAFWLPTIVKGFGTKGYLGVGLITAIPYAVAVIGMVVLSQHSDESGERRLHYVANVSFGALGLILSGVFASTPVLAIVFLSIGTLGVIGSMPLFWPLPSAFLAGTAAAAGIGIVNSVGNLGGYVGPNIPIWAKLVSSDPSAALYIIAGILVVGAVLTYFFIPTTLRVRVGGPISPQKAEA; encoded by the coding sequence ATGAAAGCCGATGAAGGCTTTGAAGCCAAGACGTACCACAAGGTTGACCTTCGCATAATTCCCTTCCTGTTTCTCTGCTACATCCTGGCGTATCTCGACCGGGTAAACGTCGGCTTTGCCAAGCTGCAGATGCTCAAGGATCTATCTATGAGCGATGCGGCTTTTGCCTTCGGCGCCGGCATCTTCTTCATCGGTTATTTCTTCTTCGAGGTCCCGAGCAACGTGCTCTTGAAGAAGTTCGGGGCCCGCATGTGGATTGCCCGGATCATGATCTCGTGGGGTGTCGTGTCTGCATGCATGATATTCGTGAAGGGCGCGTGGTCTTTCCATGCCCTCCGCTTCCTCCTCGGCCTCGCCGAAGCGGGCTTCTTCCCGGGCGTCATCTTCTATCTGACACTGTGGTATCCCTCCAGACACCGCTCAACCCGAACCGCCTGGTTCGTAGCCGCGATCGCGGTCTCGGGAGTCATCGGCAATCCGATCTCCGGCTGGATCATGGATACGCTCTCAGGCTCGATGAACTTGCAGGGATGGCAATGGCTGTTCTTGGCTGAGGGCATCCCCTCCATCATCGTTGGCTTTTGGGTGATCTACTATCTTGACAGCAGCATCACGGAAGCGAACTGGCTCACGGCCGACGAAAAAGCGCTGCTCGAAGCCAACCTTGTTGCTGAAGACCTGCACAAGACTGAACATCGACTGATCGATGCCTTCACCAGCGGCAAGGTATGGGTGTTGTGTGCGATCTACTTCACACTGATGATCGGCCTGTACGGTATTGCCTTCTGGTTGCCAACGATCGTTAAGGGATTTGGTACAAAAGGGTACTTGGGGGTGGGTCTGATCACCGCCATACCGTACGCGGTGGCGGTTATCGGGATGGTTGTCCTCAGCCAACATTCCGATGAGAGCGGTGAGCGGCGACTACACTACGTTGCGAACGTCAGCTTCGGAGCCTTGGGGCTGATACTAAGCGGGGTCTTCGCATCGACTCCAGTGCTCGCCATCGTGTTTCTTTCGATCGGTACTCTTGGGGTTATCGGCTCCATGCCGTTGTTCTGGCCGCTACCGTCTGCCTTCCTGGCCGGGACGGCTGCCGCGGCCGGTATTGGCATCGTGAACTCCGTCGGCAACCTGGGCGGATACGTTGGACCCAATATCCCGATTTGGGCGAAGCTTGTTTCTTCCGACCCTTCGGCCGCGCTGTACATCATTGCGGGGATTTTGGTCGTCGGGGCTGTCTTGACCTATTTCTTCATTCCAACGACTCTCCGTGTCCGAGTGGGTGGTCCTATTTCTCCTCAAAAGGCCGAAGCGTAG
- a CDS encoding SOS response-associated peptidase, whose protein sequence is MCGRASLTASPAELEETFGLSAAPALSPRYNIAPTEPVLTIRAHERAREAVFLRWGLVRSGSEDARAPINLRMESAAKGAMRGTLRERRCIVPFTGFYEWKQAGKARQPFNIRRRDGRVFGVAGLWDRLESGDQEPLESCLVLTTNANAVVKPIHDRMPLILDPASYARWIDASPYEGSDIFAGLQVLPEELLESYTVSTLVNRAGVEDPRCLEPAKPSALW, encoded by the coding sequence ATGTGCGGCCGCGCAAGCCTGACCGCCTCGCCCGCGGAGCTTGAGGAGACGTTTGGGCTGAGCGCCGCTCCTGCTCTCTCTCCCCGCTACAACATCGCTCCCACGGAGCCCGTTCTGACCATCCGGGCGCACGAGCGCGCTCGAGAGGCCGTCTTCTTGCGGTGGGGTCTCGTTCGTTCCGGTTCGGAGGATGCCCGGGCTCCCATCAATCTACGGATGGAGAGCGCAGCCAAGGGCGCGATGAGGGGCACGCTCCGGGAGCGGAGGTGCATCGTACCCTTTACCGGCTTTTATGAGTGGAAGCAGGCGGGAAAGGCGCGTCAGCCTTTCAATATCAGGCGGAGGGATGGCCGCGTGTTCGGCGTCGCGGGTCTCTGGGATCGGCTGGAGAGCGGGGATCAGGAGCCGCTCGAATCCTGCCTAGTGCTCACGACGAACGCGAACGCCGTCGTCAAGCCCATCCATGACCGGATGCCCCTGATCCTCGACCCCGCCTCCTACGCGCGCTGGATCGATGCTTCGCCCTACGAGGGCTCCGATATCTTCGCGGGGTTGCAGGTGCTCCCGGAAGAGCTCCTGGAGAGCTACACCGTCTCCACGTTGGTGAACCGGGCGGGTGTAGAGGATCCTCGCTGCTTGGAACCCGCGAAGCCCAGCGCTCTCTGGTAG
- a CDS encoding transporter, with product MRLALVLFSVVLLPAGVSAQDNYEIQVYSYDTVPPGQTMFELHSNFTANGSRSTTEGVLPTHHAFHETLEITRGVTPWFEVGFYLFTSARPGNGWSWVGDHIRPRVRAPESWHWPVGVSLSFEAGYQQRQFSADTWTLEIRPIVDRKLGSWYLSFNPTLDHSFHGVSSGKGLEFSPNFKVSYDFTPKIAGGVEYYGAWGPLTGFDPLSTQQHQIFPTVDLNVSGRWELNFGVGIGLTTSTDHLIFKAIVGYRFGYPPAQRKSAGAH from the coding sequence ATGCGCCTCGCTCTCGTGTTGTTTTCGGTTGTCCTCCTCCCCGCCGGGGTCTCGGCCCAGGACAACTACGAGATCCAGGTCTATTCGTACGACACCGTCCCGCCGGGGCAGACGATGTTCGAGCTGCACAGCAACTTCACCGCGAACGGATCCAGAAGCACGACCGAGGGGGTTCTTCCGACTCACCACGCCTTCCACGAGACCCTCGAAATCACGCGCGGTGTCACCCCGTGGTTCGAGGTGGGCTTCTACCTCTTCACGAGCGCACGGCCGGGGAACGGCTGGAGCTGGGTCGGCGACCACATCCGCCCACGCGTGCGCGCGCCCGAGAGCTGGCATTGGCCCGTGGGCGTAAGCCTCTCCTTCGAAGCGGGGTACCAGCAACGGCAGTTCTCGGCCGACACATGGACGCTCGAGATCAGGCCGATCGTGGACCGGAAGCTCGGGTCCTGGTACCTATCCTTCAACCCGACCCTGGACCACTCCTTCCACGGCGTCTCCTCCGGGAAGGGTCTCGAGTTCTCTCCCAACTTCAAGGTGAGCTATGACTTCACGCCAAAGATCGCCGGTGGCGTGGAATATTACGGCGCGTGGGGGCCACTGACGGGGTTCGACCCTCTTTCCACGCAGCAGCACCAGATCTTCCCGACCGTCGACCTGAACGTGTCGGGGCGCTGGGAGCTGAACTTCGGCGTGGGGATCGGCCTGACCACAAGCACCGATCACCTGATCTTCAAAGCCATCGTGGGATACCGGTTCGGATACCCGCCCGCGCAGCGAAAAAGCGCGGGCGCGCACTAA
- a CDS encoding APC family permease: MPILDRVLGRPLASDEERAEQVGPAAGIPIFGLDALSSAAYGPEAALTLLIPLGAAGIGYIVPLSASIIVLLTIVYFSYRQTIQAYPGGGGSYTVARQNLGVGAGLLAAAALMIDYVLVVAVGISAGVGALVSAAPSLQPWTLSLCLGILVLITLVNLRGLRETGAFFTAPTYLFLGCLLAAILIGGFKSLVSGGHPVPVDPLPSVAVASAVPNLWLLLQAFASGCTAMTGVEAVSNGVKAFREPVVATARRTLTIIIALLIVLLAGIAYLVPAYGIAATDPGQPGYQSVLSMVLSAVAGKGVFYYVSIGSILMVLALSANTAFADFPRLCRAVAQNNCLPHSFATRGRRLVYSQGLYVLAGLSGLILILFGGVTDRLIPLFAVGAFLAFTLSQAGMVGHWIRVGGKGAKRSIAVNGLGAAATGVTVVVVLVAKFEQGAWITMLLIPGLVALMGAVRRHYHRVFLETRSASPLEVQDLTPPLVLIPIGNWSNVVKKALRVALGISPRVRALHVDCGEATSTLRQQWSDLVEKPARAAGLPAPELVVLSSRYRFVLAPIVDYVLEAERTCPTEQLAVLIPELVERHWYHYLLHNKRAAVLKTLLLLKGNQRIVVINVPWYLAT, translated from the coding sequence ATGCCAATTCTTGATCGCGTCCTGGGCCGGCCCCTCGCGTCGGACGAGGAACGCGCTGAGCAAGTCGGTCCCGCGGCGGGTATTCCGATCTTTGGCCTGGACGCCCTCAGCTCCGCTGCCTATGGTCCGGAAGCGGCCCTGACTCTTCTCATCCCCTTGGGAGCCGCCGGGATCGGCTACATCGTGCCGCTCAGCGCCAGCATCATCGTCCTCCTTACAATCGTCTACTTTTCATATCGCCAGACTATCCAGGCCTATCCAGGCGGCGGAGGATCGTACACGGTTGCCCGCCAGAATCTCGGGGTTGGCGCGGGGCTCCTGGCCGCCGCTGCCCTCATGATTGATTACGTGCTGGTGGTCGCGGTGGGCATATCCGCCGGCGTAGGCGCTCTGGTGTCTGCAGCGCCGAGCCTACAGCCGTGGACGCTCTCCCTGTGCCTGGGGATTCTCGTATTGATCACGCTGGTCAATCTCCGTGGCCTCCGGGAGACCGGGGCGTTCTTTACGGCTCCCACCTATCTCTTCCTGGGATGTCTTCTCGCGGCGATTCTGATCGGGGGGTTCAAGAGCCTCGTGTCGGGTGGGCATCCAGTACCGGTCGATCCCCTGCCCAGTGTTGCCGTGGCCAGCGCGGTACCAAACCTCTGGCTCCTCCTTCAGGCCTTCGCGAGCGGTTGCACGGCTATGACCGGGGTTGAGGCGGTGAGTAATGGCGTGAAGGCCTTTCGGGAGCCCGTGGTTGCCACGGCCAGACGGACTCTCACCATCATCATCGCGCTCCTGATTGTCCTCCTCGCCGGCATTGCCTACCTCGTTCCCGCCTACGGGATCGCCGCCACCGACCCCGGTCAACCCGGCTATCAGAGCGTCCTCTCCATGGTGCTGAGCGCGGTCGCGGGAAAAGGCGTCTTCTACTACGTGTCGATTGGTTCGATCCTGATGGTGTTGGCGCTCTCCGCCAACACCGCCTTCGCGGACTTTCCGCGGCTCTGCCGGGCGGTTGCCCAGAACAACTGTCTCCCCCATTCCTTCGCGACCAGGGGCCGGCGGCTCGTCTACTCGCAAGGACTCTACGTGCTCGCGGGACTCTCCGGTCTGATCCTGATTCTGTTCGGCGGAGTGACCGATCGGCTGATTCCGCTCTTCGCGGTGGGAGCCTTCCTGGCCTTCACCCTCTCTCAGGCCGGCATGGTCGGACACTGGATACGGGTTGGAGGCAAGGGTGCCAAGCGCAGCATCGCCGTGAATGGTCTGGGCGCAGCCGCTACGGGTGTGACCGTGGTCGTGGTCTTGGTGGCCAAGTTCGAGCAAGGGGCATGGATAACGATGCTCCTGATTCCCGGGCTGGTAGCGCTGATGGGCGCGGTGCGTCGTCACTATCACCGGGTCTTCCTGGAGACACGCAGCGCGAGCCCGCTTGAAGTCCAGGACCTCACGCCTCCCCTCGTTCTCATACCGATCGGCAATTGGAGCAACGTCGTCAAGAAGGCGCTCCGGGTGGCCCTGGGGATTTCGCCTCGGGTCCGAGCGCTGCACGTGGATTGTGGTGAGGCGACGTCAACCCTTCGCCAGCAGTGGTCGGACCTCGTCGAAAAGCCGGCGCGCGCCGCCGGACTGCCGGCACCGGAGCTCGTGGTGCTCAGCTCCCGCTATCGCTTCGTGCTAGCCCCGATCGTGGACTACGTTCTGGAGGCTGAGCGCACGTGCCCGACCGAGCAACTGGCGGTCCTCATCCCGGAATTGGTCGAACGCCATTGGTATCACTATTTGCTCCACAACAAACGGGCGGCCGTCCTTAAGACCCTCTTGCTCCTCAAAGGCAACCAGAGAATCGTCGTCATCAATGTTCCCTGGTATCTGGCCACCTGA
- a CDS encoding plastocyanin, with the protein MTITIEGENGNMSFSPNPANVRVGQQVVWHNADSITHTASGSFDTGLISPGTTSKVVTFSASGMISYHCSIHPSMVGTLNVTP; encoded by the coding sequence ATGACCATCACGATCGAAGGCGAAAACGGCAACATGTCCTTCTCTCCCAACCCGGCCAACGTACGGGTCGGACAGCAGGTCGTCTGGCACAACGCCGACAGCATCACGCATACGGCCAGCGGCAGCTTCGATACGGGGCTGATCTCCCCCGGGACGACAAGCAAGGTGGTCACATTCAGCGCGTCCGGAATGATCTCCTACCATTGCAGCATCCATCCCAGCATGGTCGGGACCCTGAACGTGACTCCTTAA